A window of the Cystobacter ferrugineus genome harbors these coding sequences:
- a CDS encoding glycoside hydrolase family 88 protein, whose amino-acid sequence MKARHGVYLLLGLCCTLAAGPVQAFDEEAASSALQVARRKLTRTAEEVPLGQYPKSSEPDGTWLLVPADNRVGWTQGFFPGELWLIYDQSREPDWRTLAETWTRPLEVQQYNTETHDLGFKFMPSYGLAYELTNDDYYRQVLLRAAGSLASRYNPRVGIISCCDWNPDWHLPMVSDTMMNLELLLWASRNGGQPGWRDMALNHALRTLADIVRPDGSTYHVVDYDPDTGAQLFRGTFQGYSDTSTWARGHAWVIYGFTMVYRYTRDPRMLEAAQRVTDYYLGRLPEDTVPNWDLDAPIPQKDSSTAAAVASALLELSNYVPDADKKAVYWNAALRMLDALSSPAYLDTEDTSPGILLHAVGHLPAGQEVDVSLIYGDYYFLEAIRRFQRSGIWSSQPGFAAGTRTLGSGNTGVQVAEFDVMPRAQTLDGVIGHADSSARVTSRSEFALSLRLSPAGVFDAYDGTRYAATNAVPYEANAIYHVRILADLPAGRYSVWIKPPSGPEVLLADRFAFRSSAPVTDDLGQLTLKSTAAGEFWVVGHTLRPAPGARPAE is encoded by the coding sequence GTGAAAGCAAGACATGGTGTCTATCTTCTATTGGGACTCTGCTGCACGCTCGCCGCGGGCCCGGTCCAGGCTTTCGATGAGGAGGCGGCCTCGAGTGCCTTGCAAGTCGCCAGGCGGAAGCTCACACGAACGGCGGAGGAAGTTCCGCTGGGTCAGTACCCCAAGAGCTCCGAGCCCGATGGAACCTGGCTGCTCGTCCCCGCCGACAACAGGGTGGGCTGGACGCAGGGGTTCTTCCCCGGTGAGCTCTGGCTCATATACGACCAATCGAGAGAGCCCGACTGGAGGACGCTGGCCGAGACCTGGACGCGGCCGCTCGAGGTCCAGCAGTACAACACGGAGACGCACGACCTGGGCTTCAAGTTCATGCCCAGCTACGGGCTCGCGTATGAGTTGACGAACGATGACTATTACAGACAGGTGTTGCTGAGAGCGGCCGGTTCGCTGGCGTCCCGCTACAACCCCCGGGTGGGCATCATCAGTTGTTGCGACTGGAACCCGGACTGGCACCTGCCCATGGTGAGCGACACGATGATGAACCTGGAGTTGCTCCTGTGGGCCTCGCGCAACGGAGGGCAGCCCGGCTGGCGGGACATGGCGCTCAACCATGCGCTGCGGACCCTGGCGGACATCGTGCGCCCGGATGGCAGCACCTACCATGTGGTGGATTACGATCCGGACACGGGGGCGCAGCTCTTCCGGGGCACCTTCCAGGGGTACTCGGACACGTCCACCTGGGCGCGCGGGCATGCCTGGGTCATCTATGGCTTCACCATGGTCTACCGGTACACGCGCGACCCGCGCATGCTGGAGGCCGCCCAGCGCGTCACCGACTACTACCTGGGCAGGCTCCCCGAGGACACCGTGCCCAACTGGGATCTCGATGCGCCCATCCCGCAGAAGGACTCCTCCACGGCCGCCGCCGTGGCCTCGGCGCTGCTGGAGTTGAGCAACTACGTCCCGGACGCGGACAAGAAGGCGGTGTACTGGAACGCGGCCCTGCGGATGCTCGACGCGCTCAGTTCCCCGGCCTACCTGGACACGGAGGACACCAGCCCCGGCATCCTCCTGCACGCCGTGGGGCACCTGCCGGCCGGCCAGGAGGTGGACGTGAGCCTCATCTATGGGGACTACTACTTCCTCGAGGCCATCCGCCGGTTCCAACGCAGCGGCATCTGGTCCTCCCAGCCGGGCTTCGCCGCGGGCACGCGCACGCTGGGCAGCGGCAACACCGGAGTCCAGGTGGCCGAGTTCGACGTGATGCCGCGCGCCCAGACCCTGGACGGTGTCATCGGTCATGCCGACAGCTCCGCCCGCGTCACGTCGCGCTCCGAGTTCGCCCTGAGCCTGCGCCTGAGCCCGGCCGGCGTCTTCGACGCGTACGACGGCACCCGGTATGCCGCCACCAACGCCGTGCCCTACGAGGCCAACGCCATCTACCACGTGCGCATCCTGGCCGACCTGCCCGCCGGCCGCTACAGCGTCTGGATCAAGCCGCCCTCGGGGCCGGAGGTGCTGCTGGCGGACCGCTTCGCCTTCCGCTCCAGCGCCCCCGTGACGGACGACCTCGGGCAGCTCACGCTCAAGAGCACCGCCGCGGGTGAGTTCTGGGTCGTGGGCCATACCTTGAGACCCGCCCCGGGAGCGCGCCCGGCGGAGTAG